In one Nicotiana sylvestris chromosome 8, ASM39365v2, whole genome shotgun sequence genomic region, the following are encoded:
- the GLOBOSA gene encoding floral homeotic protein GLOBOSA: MGRGKIEIKRIENSSNRQVTYSKRRNGILKKAKEISVLCDARVSVIIFASSGKMHEFSSTSLVDILDQYHKLTGRRLWDAKHENLDNEINKVKKDNDNMQIELRHLKGEDITSLNHRELMMLEDALDNGLTSIRNKQNDLLKMMRKKTQSMEEEQDQLNWQLRQLEIASMNRNMGEIGEVFHQRENEYQTQMPFAFRVQPMQPNLQERF, encoded by the exons atggggaGAGGAAAGATAGAGATCAAAAGAATAGAGAACTCAAGCAACAGGCAGGTCActtactcaaaaagaagaaatgggATCTTGAAAAAAGCTAAGGAAATCAGTGTTCTTTGTGATGCTCGTGTTTCTGTCATCATTTTTGCTAGTTCTGGCAAGATGCATGAGTTCTCCTCTACTTC GTTGGTTGATATTTTGGATCAATACCACAAGCTTACTGGAAGAAGATTGTGGGATGCTAAGCATGAG AACTTGGACAATGAAATCAACAAAGTCAAGAAAGACAATGACAACATGCAAATTGAACTCAG GCACCTAAAGGGTGAAGACATCACATCTTTGAACCACAGAGAGCTCATGATGTTGGAAGATGCCCTTGATAATGGACTCACTAGTATCCGTAACAAGCAG AATGACCTTCTGAAGATGATGAGGAAAAAG ACTCAAAGTATGGAGGAAGAGCAAGACCAACTTAATTGGCAATTG CGGCAACTAGAGATAGCAAGCATGAATAGGAATATGGGAGAAATAGGGGAAGTGTTTCACCAAAGGGAGAATGAATACCAAACTCAGATGCCTTTTGCCTTCCGAGTTCAGCCAATGCAGCCTAATTTGCAGGAGAGATTCTAA